CGATGAATcacttttcaatttattaatattgTCTTTAAATAAGAGGATTTATGATAGAGAACCAACGGTTAGGATACAGGCTGTGTTTTGTTTAACTAAATTTCAGGATGAAGAGCAAACTGAACATTTAACTGAGCTTtctgataatgaagaaaattttgaagctACGAGAACTCTAGTTGCTTCTATCCAGAACGATCCGTCAGCTGAAGTACGGAGGGCTGCAATGCTGAATTTGatcaatgataataatactaGACCGTATATCTTGGAGAGGGCTAGAGATGTAAACATCGTTAATAGAAGGCTCGTGTATTCgagaattttgaaatcaatGGGAAGAAAGTGTTTCGATGATATTGAGCCGCATATTTTTGATCAATTGATTGAGTGGGGTTTAGAAGATAGGGAATTATCAGTGAGAAATGCGTGTAAGAGACTCATTGCTCATGATTGGTTAAATGCTCTGGATGGCGATTTGATAGAATTACTAGAAAAATTGGATGTCTCAAGATCCTCAGTGTGTGTTAAGGCTATAGAAGCACTTTTTCAATCAAGGCCAGATATATTATCTAAAATCAAATTTCCTGAAAGTATTTGGAAAGACTTTACCGTAGAAATTGCCTTCCTCTTTCGGGCTATTTATTTGTACTGTTtggataataatataacaGAAATGctggaagaaaactttcCAGAAGCCTCAAAATTATCCGAGCATTTAAACCATTATATTCTTCTCAGATATCATCACAACGACATTTCTAATGACTCTCAGTCGCATTTTGATTATAACACTTTAGAGTTTATTATTGAGCAACTATCGATTGCCGCCGAAAGGTATGATTATAGCGATGAGGTTGGAAGGAGATCGATGCTTACAGTGGTACGAAATATGCTGGCCTTAACTACACTCTCCGAACCTCTTATTAAAATTGGTATTCGTGTAATGAAAAGTCTGTccataaatgaaaaagattttGTAACAATGGCAATAGAAATCATTAATGATATTAGAGACGAcgatattgaaaaacaagaacaagaagagaaaataaaaagcaagaaGATTAATCGCAGAAATGAGACTTCCGTCGATGAAGAGGACGAAAACGGCACACATAATGACGAAGTTAAcgaggatgaagaagacgacAATATTTCATCCTTCCATTCTGCTGTAGAAAACTTAGTGCAGGGAAACGGCAACGTATCTGAGAGTGACATAATAAATAATCTCCCACCCGAAAAGGAAGCGTCCTCAGCAACAATTGTTCTCTGTCTTACAAGGTCATCATATATGCTAGAACTAGTTAACACACCGTTAACAGAAAACATTTTAATTGCGTCGTTGATGGACACTTTGATCACACCAGCGGTTAGAAATACCGCGCCAAATATTAGGGAGCTTGGTGTCAAGAACCTTGGTTTATGTTGTCTCTTGGATGTGAAGTTGGCTATTGATAACATGTACATCTTAGGTATGTGCGTTTCGAAAGGTAATGCATCATTAAAGTATATTGCGTTACAAGTCATTGTAGATATTTTTTCCGTACATGGGAACACTGTGGTAGACGGAGAAGGCAAAGTTGACTCAATCTCGTTGCAcaaaatattttacaaGGTTTTAAAGAATAACGGTTTACCGGAATGTCAGGTGATAGCAGCGGAGGGTTTATGCAAACTATTTTTGGCAGACGTGTtcactgatgatgatttgTTTGAAACGTTGGTTTTGTCATATTTTTCGCCGATAAATTCCTCAAACGAAGCGCTGGTACAGGCATTTGCCTTCTGCATTCCAGTCTATTGTTTTTCACATCCTGCTCATCAACAACGTATGTCTAGGACGGCTGCGGACATACTCTTAAGACTATGTGTTCTTTGGGACGATTTACAGAGCTCTGTAATACCTGAGGTAGACCGTGAAGCTATGCTAAAGCCTAACATAATATTTCAACAGTTGCTATTTTGGACTGATCCACGTAACTTAGTTAACCAGACAGgttcaacaaaaaaagatacaGTGCAGCTTACATTCTTGATCGATGTGCTCAAAATATACGCTCAAAttgagaagaaagaaataaagaagatgatCATCACTAATATAAACGctatatttctttcttctgaaCAAGATTATTCTACTTTGAAAGAACTTCTTGAGTATTCTGACGATATTgcagaaaatgataatttaGACAATGTTAGCAAAAATGCTCTGGACAAGCTAAGGAATAATTTGAATTCGCTGATTGAAGAGATCAATGAAAGGTCAGAAACTCAGACAAAAGATGAGAACAACACTGCGAATGACCAATACTCGTCTATTTTGGGGAAttcattcaataaatctTCAAATGACACCATAGAACACGCTGCTGATATAACTGATGGAAATAACACAGAATTGACTAAAACAACTGTTAATATTTCGGCAGTTGACAATACAACAGAGCAAAGTAACTCAAGGAAAAGAACGAGATCAGAAGCGGAGCAAATTGACACATCCAAAAACCTGGAAAACATGAGTATTCAAGACACGTCAACTGTAGCAAAAAATGTAAGTTTTGTTTTACCTGACGAGAAATCAGATGCAATGTCcatagatgaagaagataagGATTCAGAGTCTTTCAGCGAGGTCTGTTAAAATTGATATGCGAGCTCTTCATCTATTtaagttgattttttggttGTAAACATATTtgtattttattcttaGGTTTGTTAATTCTTCTACGCTTACCAGATATAGATGCTATATGTTATTGCATTACGCACATTACCCGGTGGGACAAATTATGGAAATATTCCAAGGCTATAAATTCTTTGGTGAAAGGAACTGAAATTATGTCCAGTAATGCACCAGAAATGGACATATAAAACTATTAATGCATTTTATTACAATTATCCTAAGAAAATATCCTATATATAATtaaagtaaaagaaataagatcaaaagaacaaaataaagTCGAGTAGAATTTTCCTACTTGACTATATTAGAACGAAAAATGttattttatcaaagtAATTGGTTAGTAGCCGACGTGTTATCCGTTTGGGCCAATAattctttcatttcttgCAGCTGCAATTCGGTGATTTTTATAGATTCAACTAGCTGCTGTATTTTATGATCACTAACTCCATTTACGAGCTTAACCTTCTTGTTATTACTCTCCTTAATATGATTGGACAAGACACTATTTTGAACGGTTCCATTTCCACGATCTATCAACCAGTCCCATATGAGACCCTCCGTATCGGTGACtatgttatttttattcgAGTCTTTACGGCGGGCAtcttttataatattatcttCGTAAACATGATAGAGTGTTTTAAAATTAGGAACGTAATTATATTCATTTCCATTAATTAAGATTGTTCCTGGAGTAATAATCTGGATGTTCGAAGTATTCTTAGAATGGAATAATaatctaaagaagaaaatcaagcaaataaaaaaagagataaTTGTCATAATTCCTTGAACGGATGTTATGTTTACTTGTTGTAACATTGAGAAAgcggaaaaaaatgaatttttggtACTTGTATCTTCgaagttttcttcattcttctcATTCTTGATAGTGGATGGTGATGATTTCCTTTTATTTACCGTCTTTCCTCTTCTCctcgattttttcttcgttgAACTAGCATtagaaattatttttttgagatCATCTACGAGTTGCTTTGTTGAACTTCTTTGTCCATCAATTGAACCTTTCTCAATGGTTCCTTTCAGCATTGATTTACCTGTCCAGACAACATTGGTGACAACTTTCATGTTCGTTGTGTTGTGATCACCCCAGGAATAGAAAAATCTCGTATGTACTGAAAATGAACTACCGTAAGGAACATCCGGAGATCTGACTATTTGTTTTACCataaaaaaactgttcAAATCCATATGCTCGATGGTCTCTGTGACTATACATTTAGTTTGCTTCGGACCGAATGaattgttcaattttttggtatAGGTGATCTCTCTTGCGTTATTCACAAACTTTGGAATATCACAAACATTAAAGTTATTCTGGTTTTCGATGATTTTCTTAATATATGATGTGTCATCACCATACAATAGTGAAAACACTGTTCCTAAAGGAACTGGtatattaattttttcatcgaTAACTGTATCgtcttttcctttttgaaaatcagGTTCCGTCGGATCATGAACTGGAGGTCCAATAGTTGGCAGattaataatttcttcttctgattCATTATTGCTGGCTTGATGCTTTGAGTTTATGTTTGAGTCTTCATCACTTAAgattttcttaatttcaGATATCATTATCTTTGTGGTGTCCGCAACACCATCAAATGTTCCCTTTTCAATCATACTTTTGATCCAACTTTTACCAGTCCAATCAACAGAATTGTAAACTGTTAATTTGGTGGAGTTGTTTTTATCCCaagagaaaaggaaaacagtTTTCACTGAAAAGATATTCCCTGAAGGAACATCCGGGTTCTTGGTAATACTGAGCACTTTAACATAGTCTTCCAAATCATAATGCTCTAAAGTATCTGTGATCAAACATTTTGTTTTACTTGGACCAATGCTGCCTGATAACGGTTTCGTATATGCATAGTCAcgaattttctttgtgaGGAAATTGTTAGGGATTGGcgatatttcaaaatttttctgaGCTTTAAGGATCCTTTCATAGTAAGAGACGTCTTCACCGTATAAAAGATTTACTACTTTTCCTAATGGTGCATTAATATTTGCTTCAATAACCAAATGATCATTATTGGAAGGTTTGAAATCAGCAGTGGTTGGAGAGTGTTTATTGGGACCCAATAAGTAGTTCGTAGATTTTTGGTTTTTACCAAGATCATTTGATTCATTGAAAACATCAGCATCAATATCGTCACTAGATGTCATATCTGTGCTATTAATATCAGGGTCATCGTCATCCAGGTCTCCATCGTCGTCATTGTCATCGgaatcatcaaaaaatgcACTGCTCGAATCGCTTATCGTACCGTCGTCATTATTACCGAAGCCATTCCTATATTTTTTACCTAAGATGATCTGATTCCATACATCTGTAATTAAATCAAAGGTAGCATCCCTTGACATAAAAGAGGCGAAGATGTACTTTGTATGCAACGTATCAATTACAATACCATTGGGGAAAATTCCGGCGGTAGTCTTTTTCTCAATCTGAACGATTTCCTTAAACGGAATGAAAACTGTACTGACCCATCCCAAAatgtttgagaaaaatcCAATGTGTGCATCAGATATATACATCCTTCCTTGTAAAAGAATATCACGAGATAGTGCACAACTATGATCGACAATTAACTTTTCGTTAGGATTAATATCGCAGTCCTTGAAAAGGGTATGAAATTCgctgtttttcttttctgaaGCATATTCAATACCTTCTAACTTGAAATCATCATTGCCAGAATCCAAACCCATTATTGCATGGATATTACCTGAGCCCGCAGTACTTGTTCTTGGCATTTGCTGTCCCTGATTTGTACTAAAGAAATCAGAACTACTATTCCTATTTTTGTTGAATGAATTTCTTAAATTAATTCCAGGGATCACTTTATTGCCTAAGTTCGAAGGTGAAAAAGATCTCCTGtttaagaattttttgGACATACttctgaattttctttcgtCGGCATCATCAAAGGCCATATCGTTTGAATAAGAAGAATAtcttgaatttcttttactaTTACCTTCATCACCAACGGCATTCTCTAATGCTTTGTTCGCGGGCAGTGTCTTACTTCTTGCCCTATGGCTAGAAAGGTTCGATTGTGAATTTTCAAACCTTGCCATGTCGATATAGGTACTATTACGATAACTTGTGTTTAATTCTTTTGGACCGAGATTATTGTTTACGTTACTTTTGCTAATATGACTCAAGTTTGTTGAACTTGCATTTGGATTATTATTGGTATTATTCTCGTCCAGATCAATAGTTGTATTATCAATATCAGAGGATCCTGCCACTGCCTCTAAAGTTAAGTTGCCTTTACCAAAGGTTGAGATTGCAGGCTCGTGTACTTTCAAGGGCTGAAATTTCACTTTGCCAACATTTGATCTATCATCCCTATCATTGTCGTTCTCGGTTTCAGAGTTAGAGTTTGCATTTACGTTTCTATTGTTAGGTGTCAAAGAACCTGAAAGGGGCGTAGTCGATGTATTTGTAGGTACCAGTTGAGTTGATGGTGAAAGAAATGCTTTGGAAAGAGGCGATAACTCTTCCTCGTCATCCCCTTCCTCTACTTGAGTATGTTTATCAGAGGCTGGACCAGAAGTGGGGGATAGTAAATAATCTAAATGACGCAAAAATGATGAACTGCGGTGGGCTGTGTTAGCGGAGGGGGAATGAATGAGCACTGTGTCATTGGGATTTTGGTTAGCATTTTCGGAAACAGGTAAGGGCCCTTGTTGCTGTGACAAGGGATGTTGCTGCTGCGCGTGGTGGATATGGAAATAAGGATGGCGAGTTGAACCTGTATGACTTTCACCTGAATGCGAAAATTCACGTTGTATCTCAGTATTTAAGGCTGAAATTTTAGGGACATGAGATATGGCACTATGAGCAATTGATAGAATAGTATCAAATAGACTGTTTGAAGAATTCTCAATGTCgttattgttgttaatATTATTGGGTGCTGACATTGAATCGATAGCTGGGTGCGAAGAACTTTGAGAGTCATCCTTCTGTAAGATGCTCAAAACTGGTCGTTCATTCTCAGAAGACGAAGAATTGAATGTATTTTTAGTATCAGTATGTTTGACTTTCTCACTTGCTCTATCTATAGTCACTGGAATATTAAAATAACCTTGTGGAGAAGTATTCGGTTTCTTCAAGCCAGCCTTAGAATTTTGTAGCGATCTTCGAGGTATGAAAGTCAAGTCTATACCATGTTTGTTCTTATTACTCTTATTACTAATATGACTTCTACTACTCCTTATTGAGACGATATCTGGTAGCTCTAAAGGCAGTGGTGGGATAGAATCACTAAAATGAGGAGTATGAGAATATTGAGCAGGAGAGTTTGAACCAGAGTTACCGGCAACACCTTCATTAGTAGAGCCTATGTCGGTCAGTACTCTTCTCTTAGCGATGGTCTTTCTGCCATTGTTGGCCCTTCTTAATGATAGGGATGATTTTGCTGCGGAATTGGTAGATTCCTTCCTTGTACGAGTGGTCTTACTTCTTTCCATAACAGGTTGCTTTTTCCTTGACAtcaatttcagtttcttgaaaaaatgaccATCACTAAATGACCTTTTTTTGCGAGTAGCTTCATCCCTCATTGGTTAGGGATATCTGTACAGCTGCTGCTtctatatatttatatgtgATTAGCAATCAATATACCCTATTTTAGATGAATAATTTAAAGCAAAGGGTTAAGCTGGTGTTGAAATGCtcgaagaaaataaacttgACTTAAAATTTAGACCAAATATTTCACAAATATGATTCAAAACGGAGTGTTTACAGCTATCTGTCCTAAATTTATCCCGTCTCATCATGTAAACAATAGCTTTTATAACTCAataattttccttttttcttcttgtcaCTTTTGCGGCTTTTAGAAGACGCCTATCGCTACACACGACGATGGACCACACATCTTATTGTAGTTTGAAGTTTATGTAAActgtatacatatataattCATACATGCTTGGTTATGGTGGACTAACGTACACATTGCATGACAGCAAGCCTTGTTTGCTTATTTTTGCCTATCTTGCTCTGAAATGGCGCATTATCATCGGAAGAAAGGATCACAGTCATCAGAGGAAATGTAGGCTAACGGTCTTCAGCCCATTCATTTTCACGCCTAATGGCAGCCTCCTCCTCTGGAGTGAAGTCGTTGACGATATTAAACGTTCTTCTAATTTCCTCGGGAGACCTTCCCCTGATCATTTCAGCAACCACCTTGCAGCCAGCGTCAAGCAAGGGCTTGATGTTGAGGTAGTTTGCCGCCAGAATAATTTCGTATAGCATCTCTTGGTCCACTTTCAGGAATTCTCTGTCCCATGAGTCCACGGGAGCACTCTTTCTGGAATCGtcgtcatcttcgtcaGGGAAGTTAGAGTCTCTGTGGTGCTCGGCCCATTCGATAACCTTCTGCAAAACGGAAGACCGAACATTGGGCACGGGCATCACAATCTCGTCGTCATCCTCATCGTCGTCGTCACCGTTATTGTTGTCTTTGCTTTTGTGGTTCGTTTCCGAGTCTGAATCTGATTCTGAATCTGAGTTGTTTTGTAGGTTGCTGTCATGCATATCGTTCAGatagtttttcaatagcAGGGATCTCTCCGCGATTTTCTTGTCTACGGTGAATCGTTCACCCTCACCACTCACTAGGACAACATTAGAAGTCACCATATCTGCGCTACGTTTGTTAGTATTCCTGTATTGTTTATAACGTCTTTTCTGTTATATCTTTGCCAACGTTGGGCTATCACTTTCTCTGCCCTCAATATATCAACCTATTTCTTccctttctcttcttttctcCAAGACGCCCGTTAAATCGCTGCAGGGTAATGTCATGTTACCTATTGCACACTTACTGTATTAAAGATTACgctatatatatatatattctgGTGTGAGTGTCAGTACTTATTCAGAGATTAAGGCTTGAAGGAAAACGAGCTGGAGACGCCAAAGTTGCTGTATACGCTGGCGCTCAGATCATCGAGCGGCTGCACAGAATCCAGAGTGGCCAGGTATTCGTTCACGCTGCCGCTATGGGAAGACCCGGCAGTTGTTTGAAGCATTTCTTGGCAACAGTCTTTCATCGACATAGCGAAAACTGCCATTTGATACTGTTGCTGATCTTCTTGGCCAGGTTTTTTCTTGGCTATTGTCTTTATGCCGACCTTGTTCATTATGAAATGGAATGATTCATTTATTAGAGACTCTAACACTATGGATGTTGCTGTGCTTTCGATACATTGGGTCAGTTCATTCACCAATTGATTAAAAACTAGTGTGTTAGAGTGAAAACTTGTTAAAGCATCCGCGTCAAGCGTCTGTGACAGAAGAAACTCCTGTCCACTGGAATCTTTAGGAAGCAAAATAGACGTGAggttattattattttgctGGAATATTTGGGAATTCGTGTTCCGGAATATGTTCGTGAGACGAGAACTAAATTCTTCTAACGTTAGAGTATCTCTTGGGTGTATGCCGTCAAATTCAATTTCGATTTGATTTGTAATTATTTCATTGTAACTCAACCACCCCTTGTTAAGAATCCACCATGATAGTGATAGGAAAGCTTGCTCATTAATATACACTTCCTGGccttctttctttgacTTTTTTGCTGCCATTACCATTGCATCATCCGCTTTGTCCTCCGGATCGCTCCACCACGATGTAACCCAGTTATAGAACCTATTCTGTAGTTTGTTGCAGTTTTCCTGCTGCATGGTTAATTTTATTGCGGAGTCCAGGTACTCGTTTCTTGTCAGGATATTTAGTTGCAGTCTTGTTAAAAGAATCAGCGACGATACTGTGTACGTCACTGTCACCAGCTTGATCAAACTCTTTAGTTCTAACTCGTTCCACAACTCAGCTTTACTTTTTAACGGCGAACTTTCTCTGCTTTCACTAGACTTTGCTCTAGTCAACTGGTTCTTTTGGTCCTTTAATTGGGTAACGATGCTGTCCAAATTCAAATCGTTTTCATTCAAAACCATTCTCCATACAGGAAGTAGCTCGTATATTGTGTACAACGAGTCTTCCTGTGTCTGCTCGAACCTTCTTTTGATCTGTTCTTTGATGAAGTGTTGCTCAGTAATCCGTAACTGCTGTTTATACAACCATCTCTTCACGAAAAACACTACCACCGACCCTGTGGTAAATAAAGCAGCTATTCCAGTCAATGAAATGAGTACCTTTCCTCGATGTCTCTGCAGAAGCGAACGTGATCTTTGATTTGGGGCCATCCTTTTAGTGGTTTGCCTCCTTGTTTCGTGCTTCTGCTTTTACGATGACTAGTATTAACTACCTCAATAATATACCCCATGCTCATATAAGTCGAATAACGCCCTTATCATTACACACGATTACCAAAATGCAAGGAATTTTTAAGGAAAAAGGGAAATATTCATACATTCACGCAAACTCTACTACTTGTTAACGACATCTTAGCTATGATCGCTCAATAGTGTCACTACAAACGCATAGACTACGACGTGTGGCAATAATAACATACCTTTTATATGTCAGAGGGAAAAGTAGACGAATTTATGGCCATCACTGGCGCTGATGACGCTGCTATTGCCACTCAATTCATCGAAATGGCAGACGGGAACTTGAACACAGCCATATCATTGTTTTTCGAAAATGGTGGGGCTGCTTTACTGAGCAGTAACAACACACCTACTCCGTCTAATTCGACTCCTATGGCGCCCACCTCTGTAGATTCAGATGCCGATGCACAATTAGCGGAGAGGTTGCAAAGGGAAGCttaccaacaacaacagccTGACCAAGATTATGTCAGGCCACCTGATGAGGCAAGACATGAAGTACTTACTGAAACTTCAGGATTCCCAATTTCTTACGGCGGCATTGGCGGAAGATTTGAACCATTGCATAGGGTGAACGACATGTTTGACGAAGGAAGACCTGAAAGCATTTTTAATCAACGATTGGATGACACAAATACTAATACATACATCAATGACAACTCTTCAGATTCCTTGGACTCcgaggaagaaaatgacGACGACGAATATGAGTATGTGGAAGAGCCGGTCATCGAACTTG
This is a stretch of genomic DNA from Saccharomyces cerevisiae S288C chromosome IV, complete sequence. It encodes these proteins:
- the YCG1 gene encoding condensin subunit YCG1 (Subunit of the condensin complex; required for establishment and maintenance of chromosome condensation, chromosome segregation and chromatin binding by the complex; required for tRNA genes clustering at the nucleolus; required for replication slow zone breakage following Mec1p inactivation; transcription is cell cycle regulated, peaking in mitosis and declining in G1; protein is constitutively degraded by the proteasome; rate limiting for condensin recruitment to chromatin) — encoded protein: MQDPDGIDINTKIFNSVAEVFQKAQGSYAGHRKHIAVLKKIQSKAVEQGYEDAFNFWFDKLVTKILPLKKNEIIGDRIVKLVAAFIASLERELILAKKQNYKLTNDEEGIFSRFVDQFIRHVLRGVESPDKNVRFRVLQLLAVIMDNIGEIDESLFNLLILSLNKRIYDREPTVRIQAVFCLTKFQDEEQTEHLTELSDNEENFEATRTLVASIQNDPSAEVRRAAMLNLINDNNTRPYILERARDVNIVNRRLVYSRILKSMGRKCFDDIEPHIFDQLIEWGLEDRELSVRNACKRLIAHDWLNALDGDLIELLEKLDVSRSSVCVKAIEALFQSRPDILSKIKFPESIWKDFTVEIAFLFRAIYLYCLDNNITEMLEENFPEASKLSEHLNHYILLRYHHNDISNDSQSHFDYNTLEFIIEQLSIAAERYDYSDEVGRRSMLTVVRNMLALTTLSEPLIKIGIRVMKSLSINEKDFVTMAIEIINDIRDDDIEKQEQEEKIKSKKINRRNETSVDEEDENGTHNDEVNEDEEDDNISSFHSAVENLVQGNGNVSESDIINNLPPEKEASSATIVLCLTRSSYMLELVNTPLTENILIASLMDTLITPAVRNTAPNIRELGVKNLGLCCLLDVKLAIDNMYILGMCVSKGNASLKYIALQVIVDIFSVHGNTVVDGEGKVDSISLHKIFYKVLKNNGLPECQVIAAEGLCKLFLADVFTDDDLFETLVLSYFSPINSSNEALVQAFAFCIPVYCFSHPAHQQRMSRTAADILLRLCVLWDDLQSSVIPEVDREAMLKPNIIFQQLLFWTDPRNLVNQTGSTKKDTVQLTFLIDVLKIYAQIEKKEIKKMIITNINAIFLSSEQDYSTLKELLEYSDDIAENDNLDNVSKNALDKLRNNLNSLIEEINERSETQTKDENNTANDQYSSILGNSFNKSSNDTIEHAADITDGNNTELTKTTVNISAVDNTTEQSNSRKRTRSEAEQIDTSKNLENMSIQDTSTVAKNVSFVLPDEKSDAMSIDEEDKDSESFSEVC
- the YSP2 gene encoding Ysp2p (Sterol-binding protein located at plasma membrane-ER contact sites; role in retrograde transport of sterols from plasma membrane to ER, which is inhibited via phosphorylation by TORC2-dependent protein kinase Ypk1p; contains two StART-like domains that bind sterols and a GRAM domain; co-localizes to puncta in the cortical ER with Sip3p; one of six StART-like domain-containing proteins in yeast that may be involved in sterol transfer between intracellular membranes; conserved across eukaryotes) yields the protein MRDEATRKKRSFSDGHFFKKLKLMSRKKQPVMERSKTTRTRKESTNSAAKSSLSLRRANNGRKTIAKRRVLTDIGSTNEGVAGNSGSNSPAQYSHTPHFSDSIPPLPLELPDIVSIRSSRSHISNKSNKNKHGIDLTFIPRRSLQNSKAGLKKPNTSPQGYFNIPVTIDRASEKVKHTDTKNTFNSSSSENERPVLSILQKDDSQSSSHPAIDSMSAPNNINNNNDIENSSNSLFDTILSIAHSAISHVPKISALNTEIQREFSHSGESHTGSTRHPYFHIHHAQQQHPLSQQQGPLPVSENANQNPNDTVLIHSPSANTAHRSSSFLRHLDYLLSPTSGPASDKHTQVEEGDDEEELSPLSKAFLSPSTQLVPTNTSTTPLSGSLTPNNRNVNANSNSETENDNDRDDRSNVGKVKFQPLKVHEPAISTFGKGNLTLEAVAGSSDIDNTTIDLDENNTNNNPNASSTNLSHISKSNVNNNLGPKELNTSYRNSTYIDMARFENSQSNLSSHRARSKTLPANKALENAVGDEGNSKRNSRYSSYSNDMAFDDADERKFRSMSKKFLNRRSFSPSNLGNKVIPGINLRNSFNKNRNSSSDFFSTNQGQQMPRTSTAGSGNIHAIMGLDSGNDDFKLEGIEYASEKKNSEFHTLFKDCDINPNEKLIVDHSCALSRDILLQGRMYISDAHIGFFSNILGWVSTVFIPFKEIVQIEKKTTAGIFPNGIVIDTLHTKYIFASFMSRDATFDLITDVWNQIILGKKYRNGFGNNDDGTISDSSSAFFDDSDDNDDDGDLDDDDPDINSTDMTSSDDIDADVFNESNDLGKNQKSTNYLLGPNKHSPTTADFKPSNNDHLVIEANINAPLGKVVNLLYGEDVSYYERILKAQKNFEISPIPNNFLTKKIRDYAYTKPLSGSIGPSKTKCLITDTLEHYDLEDYVKVLSITKNPDVPSGNIFSVKTVFLFSWDKNNSTKLTVYNSVDWTGKSWIKSMIEKGTFDGVADTTKIMISEIKKILSDEDSNINSKHQASNNESEEEIINLPTIGPPVHDPTEPDFQKGKDDTVIDEKINIPVPLGTVFSLLYGDDTSYIKKIIENQNNFNVCDIPKFVNNAREITYTKKLNNSFGPKQTKCIVTETIEHMDLNSFFMVKQIVRSPDVPYGSSFSVHTRFFYSWGDHNTTNMKVVTNVVWTGKSMLKGTIEKGSIDGQRSSTKQLVDDLKKIISNASSTKKKSRRRGKTVNKRKSSPSTIKNEKNEENFEDTSTKNSFFSAFSMLQQVNITSVQGIMTIISFFICLIFFFRLLFHSKNTSNIQIITPGTILINGNEYNYVPNFKTLYHVYEDNIIKDARRKDSNKNNIVTDTEGLIWDWLIDRGNGTVQNSVLSNHIKESNNKKVKLVNGVSDHKIQQLVESIKITELQLQEMKELLAQTDNTSATNQLL
- the SKP1 gene encoding SCF ubiquitin ligase subunit SKP1 (Evolutionarily conserved kinetochore protein; part of multiple protein complexes, including the SCF ubiquitin ligase complex, the CBF3 complex that binds centromeric DNA, and the RAVE complex that regulates assembly of the V-ATPase; protein abundance increases in response to DNA replication stress), with translation MVTSNVVLVSGEGERFTVDKKIAERSLLLKNYLNDMHDSNLQNNSDSESDSDSETNHKSKDNNNGDDDDEDDDEIVMPVPNVRSSVLQKVIEWAEHHRDSNFPDEDDDDSRKSAPVDSWDREFLKVDQEMLYEIILAANYLNIKPLLDAGCKVVAEMIRGRSPEEIRRTFNIVNDFTPEEEAAIRRENEWAEDR
- the PEX3 gene encoding Pex3p (Peroxisomal membrane protein (PMP); required for proper localization and stability of PMPs; anchors peroxisome retention factor Inp1p at the peroxisomal membrane; interacts with Pex19p); amino-acid sequence: MAPNQRSRSLLQRHRGKVLISLTGIAALFTTGSVVVFFVKRWLYKQQLRITEQHFIKEQIKRRFEQTQEDSLYTIYELLPVWRMVLNENDLNLDSIVTQLKDQKNQLTRAKSSESRESSPLKSKAELWNELELKSLIKLVTVTYTVSSLILLTRLQLNILTRNEYLDSAIKLTMQQENCNKLQNRFYNWVTSWWSDPEDKADDAMVMAAKKSKKEGQEVYINEQAFLSLSWWILNKGWLSYNEIITNQIEIEFDGIHPRDTLTLEEFSSRLTNIFRNTNSQIFQQNNNNLTSILLPKDSSGQEFLLSQTLDADALTSFHSNTLVFNQLVNELTQCIESTATSIVLESLINESFHFIMNKVGIKTIAKKKPGQEDQQQYQMAVFAMSMKDCCQEMLQTTAGSSHSGSVNEYLATLDSVQPLDDLSASVYSNFGVSSSFSFKP